The Fusobacterium massiliense DNA window GAAATAATGGGAATTAAAAAACTTTTGGAAAGAAACCCTGTTATACCTGCTGTTAAAGATAGTATAACTCTTGAAAAGGCCTTATGCTCTAGTAATGAAATAGTTTTCATTATTATGTCAAATATAATAAATATAAAAGATTACTGTGAAAAATTAAAACTAAAAGGAAAAAAGGTCTATATACACATAGACATGATAGATGGTCTAAACAGTACTAACAATGGGATTGACTATATTGTTAATTCTGTAAAACCTGAAGGAATTTTAACTACAAAATCAAATGTTGTGGCTCATGCCTATAAAAATAACATAAATGTTATTCAAAGGTTTTTTATCTTAGATAGCCTTTCTTATGAAAAAGCTCTACAAAATATAAAAGAAAATAAAATAGTTGCTGCTGAGATTATGCCAGGTTTAATGCCTAAAATTATTAAAAAAATCTCTTCTCAAACTAATGTTCCAATTATAACTGGAGGTCTTATCAAAGAAAAAGAAGATATTATTAATGTAATCAATGCTGGAGCTCTATCTGTTTCTACAACAGAAGTTGAATTATGGGATATATAAAGTCTCTTGACAGTCGTATGAGTTCTACGAGCTTAATGAACACAGATTCTTCAAAATAATATGGATATCAGAGAGTAATTTTAGATATTTAATTTTATACTTTTTTATAGAATAAAACTGAGGATTAAAAGTCCTCTTTTTTATTTAGAAATTTATTTCAAAAAATGTTATAATTATAAAGTTAAAATAATAAAATGTAAATAATTTATTAATTTTATAAAGTCTTATAAATGAATAAAAATAACTGGAGGTCTAAATGCTAAGAGAAGAT harbors:
- a CDS encoding glycerol-3-phosphate responsive antiterminator → MGIKKLLERNPVIPAVKDSITLEKALCSSNEIVFIIMSNIINIKDYCEKLKLKGKKVYIHIDMIDGLNSTNNGIDYIVNSVKPEGILTTKSNVVAHAYKNNINVIQRFFILDSLSYEKALQNIKENKIVAAEIMPGLMPKIIKKISSQTNVPIITGGLIKEKEDIINVINAGALSVSTTEVELWDI